One Capsicum annuum cultivar UCD-10X-F1 unplaced genomic scaffold, UCD10Xv1.1 ctg36701, whole genome shotgun sequence genomic window, ATGTTCGCACgacattttcaccaagtcaaattttagacaagaacaactcctctccaagagattgaccttggcagtaacaCCATTGTCGAAGACCGTGTACTGATCGAGAACCCCGTTTGGATTAGtcacatacaaggaatcgctcACACTCTTTTTATCCCTTGGGATCTTTTTTGCGCAAGGAATAAATATGTTCTCTTTACCATCGACATAGGCATACCTCTCCCTAAActttttacaaaattttttagcaattgaattgaatatgtatgaCACGGGAtactcccgttcatccatcaaaaCCGAGTTGAGCGACTCagcgatgtttgtggtcatcacatcaTACCTATTGTTCGGGAAGTGTGCTCTActcaatttttcaaaaccaagcacattttcaaggacatgagcTGCCTCGGGGCAATTATACTTTAATTCCTCAAAATTCTCGCTAAACTTATCAAAGGAATATGCCTTTTCCGCGGCGTAGAATAGGTAAAGATGTTCTCCACAGTGTTGATTTACATGGAGTTTTTCAGCGAGGTGCCTCGTGCAAAGTCCGTGATGTGCACAACTGTATACCCGGCAGAAGGCATTGGCGATGCTAATGTGCCTGTCGGAGATGACACATAGATATGGTTCATCTTCTACGATAGACTTCAacttctggaagaagaaggtccaagaagcatcgttctctttatcgacgACACAAAAGACAATTGAAAAGATGTGATTTTTGGTGTCCTATGCAGTACTTTccatacaaatgtgtgccatcgacggtaattacctttctcatatgggcatatccccgtatgcaagctctaaatgctaagaagtagtaaacgaacGATCCATCAATctggtttaccatgatagagtaggAAGACCCTGGATTCAACAACTCCGCCATATGGGAAAAAATCGACAAGCAAGTGTATCCGTGCTCCATTGTCCCGTGAATGATGTTCTTCGCAATTACgcttcctttccaacacatccagtAGCTTGCGTGGCAATGCAACTCCTTGAACACAATcctttgaatttcaattatgcttggacccttactaTCCCGAAAATGATTTACGCATAGTGAAGCAATCAATTCGGATGACATTTTCTTGTGCTTATGGGTGGCGTGTTCAACACTACACGTGTGCACCCcaacatacttgtatatgtgaaATCTGTCTGTGATTTCGTACTTCCTTGCCCAAAACAACTAGCCACAACCAGGAGATACGCATTTAACCTTCAACAATTTGGTACAgttctttttatattttgatacctCGATCTTCGCAAAAATTCTTACTCCACTATTATTATACTAATTTTTATATTGACATGACACCCCTTGCAAGGCTCTTCTGAgtttactattttatatt contains:
- the LOC124891524 gene encoding uncharacterized protein LOC124891524, producing the protein MSSELIASLCVNHFRDSKGPSIIEIQRIVFKELHCHASYWMCWKGSVIAKNIIHGTMEHGYTCLSIFSHMAELLNPGSSYSIMDTKNHIFSIVFCVVDKENDASWTFFFQKLKSIVEDEPYLCVISDRHISIANAFCRVYSCAHHGLCTRHLAEKLHVNQHCGEHLYLFYAAEKAYSFDKFSENFEELKYNCPEAAHVLENVLGFEKLSRAHFPNNRYDVMTTNIAESLNSVLMDEREYPVSYIFNSIAKKFCKKFRERYAYVDGKENIFIPCAKKIPRDKKSVSDSLYVTNPNGVLDQYTVFDNALRAKYGDGVGYENSIYEYSSPIYKPASYLLAYSEAIDVVPPEAEWNVPQELLDTKISPAPTIPNSEGSKSNALRASVRRSSPKGGIGVQYARNLGTKEPRLFYGLAEDLRYLERELRRIARFLRAIMERLGMD